One Vigna unguiculata cultivar IT97K-499-35 chromosome 11, ASM411807v1, whole genome shotgun sequence DNA window includes the following coding sequences:
- the LOC114168872 gene encoding pentatricopeptide repeat-containing protein At3g24000, mitochondrial, which yields MNTTKSLALHSFASVDYLLCGVPLRIRLSEQCRKLYTLAIAETPLITQFKTCANENETLSIGNHPNPQVSCFPQKGFSIITDFILGKALHAFCVKGVLQLGTFHANTLINMYCKFGSLKHAQHVFDKMPQTNEASWNNMMSGFVRVGWYREAMKFFCHMLEHDFRPNSYVAASLVTACDRSGCMAEGALQAHALVVKCGLVNDVFVGTSLLHFYGTCGRVSEVDKLFQEIEEPNIVSWTALMVAYAYNGCLKDVLTVYQFLRHNGVYCNENAMATVIRSCGVLGDKKLGYQVLGSVIKSGLDITMSVANSLVSMFGNFDSIEEASCVFDNMNERDTISWNSIITASVHNGYCEESLEYFSQMRYTHKETDYITISAMLPVCGSAQNLRWGRGLHGIVVKSGLESDVCVCNSLLSMYSQAGKSKDAELVFHRMPERDIISWNSMMASFVENGKYPRALQLLIEMLQTRKETNYVTFTTALSASYNLEKLKTVHALVILLGLQPNLIIGNALVTMYGKFGSMAEAQRVCKIMHEKDEVTWNALIGGHADNKETNAAIEAFNLLREEDVPVSYITIVNLLSACLSPDNLLVHGMPIHAHIVVAGFELDTFVQSSLITMYAQCGDLNTSNYIFDELANKNSSTWNAIVSANAHYGPGEEALKLIVMMRNDGIHLDQFSFSVALAIIGNLTLLDEGQQLHSLIIKHGFETNDYVLNATMDMYGKCGEIDDVFRILPQPRSRSQRSWNILISALARHGFFQLAREAFHEMLDLGLRPDHVTFVSLLSACSHGGLVDEGLAYFSSMSTEFCVPIGIEHCVCIIDLLGRAGRLAEAESFINKMSVPPNDLVWRTLLASCKIHGNLELARKAADHLFQLDSSDDSAYVLYSNVCASTRRWRDMENVRKQMESHNIKKKPACSWIKLKNQVTTFGMGDQYHPQNAQIYAKLEELKKMITEAGYVPDTSYSLQDTDEEQKEHNLWNHSERIALAFGLINSPEGSPLRIFKNLRVCGDCHSVFKMVSQTIGRKIILRDAYRFHHFSNGVCSCLDYW from the coding sequence ATGAATACTACGAAAAGTTTGGCTTTGCACTCCTTTGCAAGTGTTGATTATTTGCTTTGTGGTGTTCCACTTCGCATTCGATTATCAGAACAATGCAGAAAGCTGTATACTCTTGCCATTGCGGAAACCCCACTCATTACACAATTCAAAACATGCGCGAACGAAAACGAAACTTTGAGCATCGGCAACCACCCTAACCCGCAAGTTTCATGTTTTCCTCAAAAGGGGTTTTCAATAATCACTGACTTCATTCTCGGGAAAGCACTGCACGCGTTTTGTGTGAAGGGTGTCCTTCAACTAGGCACATTCCACGCAAACACCTTGATCAACATGTACTGTAAGTTTGGTAGCCTCAAACACGCACAGCATGTGTTTGATAAAATGCCACAGACTAATGAAGCTTCTTGGAACAACATGATGTCGGGGTTTGTTCGAGTTGGGTGGTACCGTGAAGCAATGAAATTCTTCTGCCACATGCTTGAGCATGATTTCAGGCCAAATAGTTATGTAGCTGCTAGTTTGGTGACTGCGTGTGATAGGTCAGGGTGCATGGCTGAAGGGGCACTTCAGGCACATGCCCTTGTGGTCAAATGTGGTTTGGTGAATGACGTGTTTGTTGGCACGAGTTTGCTGCACTTTTATGGTACATGTGGTCGGGTTTCTGAGGTTGACAAACTCTTTCAAGAGATTGAGGAACCTAATATAGTGTCTTGGACTGCTTTGATGGTTGCTTATGCTTATAATGGGTGTTTAAAGGACGTTCTGACTGTTTATCAGTTTTTGAGACACAATGGGGTGTACTGTAATGAAAATGCTATGGCTACAGTTATTAGGTCTTGTGGGGTGCTCGGAGATAAGAAGTTGGGTTATCAGGTGCTTGGTAGTGTGATCAAATCTGGACTGGATATTACTATGTCTGTGGCGAACTCCCTTGTTTCTATGTTTGGTAATTTTGATAGCATAGAAGAAGCGTCTTGTGTGTTTGATAACATGAATGAACGTGACACTATTTCATGGAATTCGATAATTACTGCAAGTGTACATAATGGTTATTGTGAAGAATCTCTAGAATATTTTTCTCAGATGCGTTATACTCACAAAGAAACAGATTATATTACTATCTCAGCCATGTTACCAGTGTGCGGCTCTGCTCAAAATTTGAGGTGGGGAAGAGGGCTTCACGGTATAGTAGTAAAATCTGGACTGGAATCGGATGTCTGTGTATGCAATAGTCTTCTAAGTATGTATTCCCAGGCTGGAAAATCGAAGGATGCAGAGCTTGTATTTCATAGAATGCCTGAGAGGGATATAATTTCATGGAATTCCATGATGGCAAGTTTTGTAGAGAATGGAAAGTATCCACGTGCCCTACAACTTTTAATTGAGATGCTCCAAACAAGAAAGGAGACGAACTATGTAACTTTCACCACTGCATTATCTGCCAgttataatttagaaaaattaaagacGGTTCATGCCTTGGTGATTCTTCTTGGTCTCCAGCCCAATTTGATCATAGGTAATGCATTGGTAACCATGTATGGGAAATTTGGTTCGATGGCTGAAGCACAACGGGTGTGCAAAATTATGCATGAGAAAGATGAAGTAACGTGGAATGCACTAATAGGTGGACATGCAGATAACAAGGAAACTAATGCGGCAATTGAAGCCTTTAATTTATTGAGAGAAGAAGATGTACCTGTAAGCTATATCACCATTGTTAATCTTCTCAGTGCTTGTTTGTCTCCCGATAACCTTTTGGTACACGGAATGCCCATTCATGCACATATAGTAGTAGCAGGCTTTGAATTAGATACATTTGTCCAAAGCTCCCTAATTACAATGTATGCCCAATGTGGTGATCTTAATACAAGTAACTATATTTTTGATGAATTAGCTAACAAgaattctagtacttggaatgCCATTGTGTCTGCGAATGCTCATTATGGACCTGGTGAAGAGGCACTAAAGCTTATAGTAATGATGAGGAATGATGGGATTCATTTAGATCAGTTTAGCTTCTCCGTAGCTCTTGCCATTATTGGTAACTTAACTTTACTGGATGAAGGTCAGCAGCTTCACAGTTTGATTATCAAACACGGGTTTGAGACCAATGATTATGTGTTAAATGCAACAATGGATATGTATGGAAAATGTGGGGAAATTGATGATGTTTTTAGGATCCTTCCCCAACCAAGAAGCAGGTCACAGAGATCTTGGAACATTTTAATATCAGCATTAGCCAGGCATGGTTTTTTCCAACTGGCTAGGGAAGCCTTTCATGAGATGCTTGATCTAGGACTGAGACCAGACCATGTCACTTTTGTTTCACTTTTGTCTGCATGCAGCCATGGGGGTTTAGTGGACGAGGGCCTTGCATACTTCTCTTCAATGTCTACTGAATTCTGTGTCCCCATTGGAATAGAGCATTGTGTATGCATAATTGACCTTCTTGGGCGAGCAGGAAGGCTTGCTGAGGCTGAAAGTTTCATTAATAAGATGTCAGTTCCACCAAATGATCTTGTGTGGCGTACCTTGTTGGCTTCTTGCAAAATACATGGTAATTTAGAACTTGCAAGGAAAGCTGCTGACCATCTTTTCCAACTTGACTCATCAGATGATTCAGCCTATGTTCTTTATTCAAATGTGTGTGCATCTACGAGAAGGTGGAGAGATATGGAGAATGTAAGAAAGCAAATGGAATCACACAACATAAAGAAGAAACCTGCCTGTAGTTGGATCAAGTTGAAAAACCAGGTTACTACTTTCGGAATGGGGGACCAGTATCATCCACAAAATGCACAAATCTATGCAAAGTTGGAAGAACTCAAAAAGATGATTACAGAGGCAGGATATGTGCCTGATACTAGCTATTCATTGCAAGATACAGATGAAGAACAAAAGGAGCATAACCTTTGGAACCATAGTGAGAGAATTGCCCTTGCATTTGGGTTGATCAATAGTCCAGAAGGCTCACCTCTTAGAATTTTTAAGAATCTCCGTGTCTGTGGTGATTGCCACTCTGTTTTCAAGATGGTTAGTCAAACAATTGGTAGGAAAATCATATTAAGGGATGCATACCGGTTTCACCATTTCAGCAATGGCGTGTGTTCCTGTTTGGACTACTGGTAA